From the genome of Solanum lycopersicum chromosome 12, SLM_r2.1:
AGGATTTTGATCCTGTGCTGCTGAATATGACTGGGGCTGGGACATCCGGTAATATGGTTCCTTCAGATCAAGTTTAACAGATGATGTTTGGAGCATATCTCCAACAAGAGCTACACAAATTAATGACATGTTAGATTCTTGAAGAAATATCAGCAATCTTGACTTGACAGGCACGATAGACATGTCGCAAATAACCATAATAAAGAACTACCTGACAATGTCAGGTAAATGGTATAACTTTGTGCCTTGTGGGCAACTAGGTGAAGCCGGCCAGTTATCTCCTGTCCTGGCATGACATAAAGTGGTTGTGGTAAGACACACCGAAGCTGATACCAGTGAGTTGTTGGTGCACCCGGAGCAGTGGTCAGCCACCTTTGCACAGTGCTGCAGAAAGGGGGAAACAATTTAGCAACAAAAGCAAAAAGACCAAGTACCAGAACCAAGGTGATGAAAGACAACAAAAGTTCACCTTCCATTAAAAAGTACATCAAACCAGCAAGCCAGCCCATGAATTCTAGTGCTAACAGTTGAGAGAAACCTCAACGGGACGTCAATTTCATATAGATCTTCTTCCTGTAATATAGATGCAGGAAATATCATTTCATAGAAACGTTATGTTACAACTTACAACTACTTTTGTATAGAGTTTAATGCCCACAATTTGTGTTAGACATTCAACAAATCTGATAACCCACAGTCGAGTAATTTCACTTCAGCTAAATCTTCCTTAATTAacaccaacaaaaaaatttgcttatttcctttatattttaaCCAAGTGATCCTTGAGTCAGTGAAGTGTGATTTTTCTCAAACATCGCCACCCTTTACTGGATAGTGTTTTTCCTGTATTAGAAGGAAGGGGAAAAAAGGAATAGAAGGCCTGCTAAGAATGAGGAACTCAACAACTTCATTTTCACATCCTAGAGAATAAAATGTTGATTGATACCTTCACCGAACTGAAGTTTATCACATGGGACACTGCAGGAGCTACCAATAACCTAGAATCAAAAGCATCAACAACTGGCTGCAAAAGGACAAAAATATCCAAAGAGAACGGAAAAAAAGTACGAGTCAGAAGCATGCATACCTCGACCAAAACTTTTATCTAATATTTTCAAGTTTGGACTAAAAATCACAAAAGATACACAAAATCTTTGGCTAACAAGTATGTCTATTACAAATCTTTTTCCTGAATAAAGTACATCTATTGCATCTTGGAGGCCAACTTATTACATTATATGCAACTAGTTTATTGCATTTGAATAACCAATTAATCCGTTCACCATTTCAGTATCGTGAATAGAACAAAATAAGTAGACCTCCTACCATATCTTCGCATTGAACCAAGATAATACCCCACAGTAACGTTTTTTTCTCAAGTCTTATGTAGCATATTTATTGATTAGAAACATCTTAAACATTAAGTTAGAACCTAGTAGGACTATTCTCTAACAAGGGTAGTAACCTAGCATAAATAATCAGAAAAGTCCACTCTTGAATAGTTTAAACTTCTTCATGATACATTTTATAGATATTTTCCTTTCAACCCTCAAAAAATCTACTGTTTCTCTCCTTCCAAACTGACCAGCAGACACATGTAGAGTGGGTATTCTAGAAAGACGGAAATCAAACAAAAGCAACACTACTGAGACACAGTCTCATATTCTGAAGATACCATAATACAATTGGATATTTTAGATAGACTGCATATTTAAATGTACAAGTAACTAATAAATAAGAGAACTCCACACCACAGGAAAATGAAACATTCAAGAAAGCTCTAAAAGTGCTGTTCAAGTCAAAGTGAAGTATTCAGGGACAAGAGAAGTATGGTTAGTAAAACCAATCCAAGAGTTCCTAATATAGAGGATATTGACCTGAGAAAAGTATCCTTGGTAAGCAGATCCGTGCAATGGTGTCAAATCAACCCCAAAGTAGTTTTGCTGCTGCCAAAAGGTAGCCTAGACCGCAAGGAATAAAAACAGTATTAAGGCATTGACTcgcaattgaaaaaaaaatgtaaacaaTGGTCAGTAAATCATATCACCGAGAAGGAAGACACGAAGTGcataaaagcaaaataaaaccAAAGTCCAAACTATCAGACATTTGTAGAAGTTAGTGGTAAATGCTAATGGTAAACGGATACTGATTTTGGACAATGAGATCTTTGTCAATAAGCTTCGCCTGAATAATTGAttcttgttaaaaaaaaaaacatgaagatCTAATAGACATCCATGGTGTCTGTGAAGCTTGAATACCAAAAGTTCAATTCGTCACTGGTTTTAGATGGCATTCAATTTGTTTCTCTTGTTCTCCTTTTATCTACCTAGCCACTGAAGTTCATAACATATTCCGTTAGCAATTGAGGTCTTATTCATTTAAGAGCAAAAGATGAACAAAATATCAGTGTTTTTCATGGGCAAAATGCAAAAAGAATTGTTACAGGAGTTCTACAATGCATCaaagaaaattttcagattCTTCTCTAGAAACACCATATACAAACAAATACTATCCACAACAACAACTACTACTGTGCCTCAACAGACATTTTAAACCATTTGAAACCCTTAATATGGCAGAAAATAGTACCCATCAACCTTCATTCCCTAAAGAGAAGGAACCATGGTTTCTTTCTCTCGGTTGGAAGGGCACCAGAGAagaaatgattaatttttagaACAGAACAAACTCCAAGATCAAGAAGAAAAGGTGATATGATCCACTGTATACCTTATTTGCTATTTCCATATACAAATATTCGTCACTAAATGGTGCCATGTGTATTCTACAAAAGTAAAAGGAAACGTAAGCAAAAAAGATAAGAATGGCATTTCCAAGACAAAACAgatgaaaggaaaataatagAACGGTTGTATGCAAGTTTATGTAATGCATGTTCAAGACACTTGATGGAATTCATGTAGAAATATGTAAATGCAACCATAAAGAAGGGTAGGAAATATAAGTTAGATTCAGCCCAAATACTATCGAGTATTGAGTAATCAGGCAAACATGCACGAGAGGGGTAGAAATCAAAGAAAACAGGGGAAATAGTTATACTAACCTCCAACATCCTAAGCTAATCCATCTAAGGAACAAGCAACACTACTTGGTCAAGATGAACCAGAAAACCATTACCAATGTAACTCACAATTGTATTTAACAATAGTAtcaatttcatgttttattctaaaataaacAGCACACCCAATATGAAAGAACATAAGATAGtaaggcaaaaaaaaaacaatgaagaaTAGCAGCTTCATATTTTTGGCATGACAGAGACATTTGAAGGGATAAAAACAAGTAAATGACTGAGAAACAAAACCTTATAAGAAAATTGCAGACATCGTCATCGATTTGACACGGCAAGACTCAATGTGCttgagttaaaaaataaaattaccttCCAACGCCAGGAAACATTTTTCCATTTTGAACAAGAAATCGGTCTCTTGCAATCACATAAGACTCCAACATTCTTTCATTAACTAACAGGGTACCTGTAAGATATAAGCACTGTATTACTCACTCAGCAGGTTTAAGCATGTCTTTTTTGAATATTCTATTCATGGAGTTCTGCTATCCTCGATCAACACATTCTACCCTATATTGGAAGATTGCAAACTTCTTTTCTGCTTGAAACTGAAAAGAGAGCTCAACaaaagttattgttattatcttgATCTTTCATATATTTTCTACCTTTGTAGTATAGGTTCTTGAAAACAGCAAGCTTATCTTATAAGCTTcccaaataataaatataacctAAAGTATACAGAATACTCCATCTCAGAAGTTAACATGATCAATCAAACGaattaaaaacaaaactaaCTAGACAAGCTTACCCATTGGCTCAGAGATTAAAATATCAGCTTTCTCAGGTAACTCTACATCTTCGACCTTTCCTTTGATTACCTAAAAATCCATACATGAAAcatcaaaaccaaaaaaaaaacataagaagaaCTGCCAAGATATTCTATGAATATGTTGGAAAGCATTAAAAAAGAGGCCGAAAAAGGTGAAAGAACAATCAATCAATCGACTACACCTCAGTCCTGTACAAAGTGGGGTCAGCTTAAACAAGTAAAAGAACACTTACTGTAATTCTGTCATTTAGTGATGGATTTCCAGCAATAAGTTGTCTTGCATAGTCGGCCATTTCAGAAGCCTCTATGGCATATACATGCTTTGCACCAGCCTATGAGGGATTTTTTTGGATGTGAAGAGaggcaagaaaaagaaaagatactTGGTAAATATTAGAATAACTGGCTGTGCCAAGGTTGATATCATCCATCAAAAATGCATTGATACAAAAGATCACCTGAGCTGCAAATAATGACAAAATGCCACTACCAGCACCAACATCAACCACTATGCGACCAAGAAAATCAGCACGGTTCTCAATTACAGCAGAATAATAGGTTCCTACAAGTTTTTAAATATGTCAAGTCAAACTCTCCATAATGGGATTCAGCCATTCGATCCTTCAGAAATGCAAAAAGGAGGAGTTCGATAACATTCTAGGAGAAATACAAGACAGCACACCATGATATCGAAGTTCAGAATACCTGTCCTTACGAAATCCTGCAACATATTCTGCTGATGCAATAGCTGTCCATAGTAGTGAAAGTACATTTTGGCAGAAGATGcctcaattttgtcatcaaatTTGCTTTTTGAAGTTGATACTGCTCCATTGTTCAAAGAACATTCTGACAGAAAGACAAAAACAAGTAACATTTATACAAGtcataattatttattcttatgCAAAAAAATTCACTAATTACATCACAGATTTCTATTCACGCGTGCAACTACAATAAGCTTCACTCAGTAGAGCAGGTAGACAACACGCCCTTAACTGCAATTGATCTTATGTAATAGATTCATCAAAAATGGGGAAGTTATGCATAGTGAAACATTTCTAAGTTTTTGACAGGAACCACATCACTTTCttgtttctttattatttgCAGTAAGAGCGATTCCCTTCTTATTCACACGAGCTaaacaaaaatcattaaatatagGGAAAAGGCTTTAAAATGCCCTTAACCTATTAGAAATGGTTCAAAAATTCCCTCCTTCCCgtttaaacataattattttatcaaataagaaaaccCCACCCAAACCCGTTTTCAATTGGCACTTCATGTGTTCCTCTGTTCTTTCTTCTACCTTGTTCCTTTCTCTGTTCTTTCTTCATCCTCTGTTTTCTTTGTTTAAAAAACAACTTTCATCCCCAAAGTAGCTAAGTTGCAACGATTAACTTGACAAAAACATAGCTACATTACAGCATGTAGTAAGCTTTTAAGCCCAAAAAACAATAACTTTCAACCCAACAAATAACAATTAAAGTGAAAGCTTGAAAGTTACTGTTTTTGGGCTTAAAATTTACTAAATGCTACAATTTAGCTATTTTTTTGTCAAGTTAATTGCAACTTAGCTACTTTGGGGTAGAAAGAACAGAGGAACGCATGAAGTGCCAATTGAAAACGGGtttgggtgggtgggtgggggtggggggggtttatttgataaaataattgtgTTAGACCAATGAAAAATGGTCATCCGTTTACTTAAATTCCATGTCATATTTCGGTTGGCCAGAGGGTATTTTTGAACCTAAAGAAAACGTTAAgggaatttttaaattaatagatGGAAGGAGAGCATTTTTGAACCATTCCAATAGGTTGAGGGCATTTTTAAACCTTTTCCCATAAATATATACTAAACGAAGACGGAAGAACATATATGGAGAATCTCAGCTACATTTTTCAACCTTCCACTTTGTATACCAAGTTTAAGCTAGATACAGTCAATacctattttttttccttttttgattgataacatagtcaaatatcCAAAACCAGCCTTTCTCAATAACGAAGTCAAATAtctaaaatgaaatgaaattccAATCTTTGTCGGGATAAAAACAAGTGCTTTAGAAGAACAGAAAAAATGGACCAGTACCCGAACACAACCAATCATAGAAGCTTGAAGACAATAACTAACCAAATGTTTATAACACTGCACCAACTATAAAGTTCCTAATACGGCAGGACTTTTAGCTTAGACAGACATTAGTATTTATCAGTATTGGAGACAGATTAACACACGAAGGATAAGCATAAACAATGTCCAGTAAAAGTAAAGATTCTTTGCACAACACTTCAAACATTCACAGTATGGATCTAAGTAAAAACTGTCACATAGAGAATGCTATCAAATAACTGTTATTTACCACACAAAATCATGAGACTAACATGTCAATAACCACAATATATAGACAACTTCAGAGAATCAACATGCCATTTGAACAAACAAGAGAGTTATTGGAGAGGAGAATGTGGCTACTCCACAAGGTTGCATGGAAACTTGGTACAAAGCATTCCAGACATACACCAAAACAGACCTTCAACAACCACTTCCTTCTTCCATTGCTCAAATGCACAATGGAAGGCCCTACTTTCCTCCTCGTTTCTAAATTGAATGGAGATTCCCCTTGAATGTGATTTCTGGTTCAAAAGACCAAAGTTAATGCATAACCTTAATATTACAACATCAAATTCCAAAAAATAGTGATTTACATAAAATGAGTACCTTTAACTTTTCTTCCAGGAAAAGATAAATGATGTCTATGACAATTGACAAACACACATATTTTTGCATGTAAGCAATTGTCTAATCCTAAAGCaacatgttattattattattgcattGAACATAGATTTGCAGTATTAAATGTTTTCAGCATTAAGCAAAGTAGTGCTTGATCATCTACGCACAAATCTATGTGCATCAAAATCATGCAGGCAGCAAATTCTGATAGATAATCTTTTGATAGTACTGCAATTATAGTAGGTTGTCATCATGGCAACAAATCGAAAAGTTGCTCCAGATTAGGTTTTATTGTTTCTcgctaataaaaaaaatgaagtcgAAGCATTCCAAATGATCTGTTGATGAAACATTCACTAGAATAATCAGCATAAACAAAAGGTAAGGCAACCATCACTAGAAATCCTTACAGGAGTTAACaggatacaaaatttatttgcaGGTAGAAAACAATTAATCAGTCCAACATTATCACATTGTAACACTACCTTCTGAGCTCTAAACCATACCTCTTTATTGGCTTCAGATACGCATAAGGATTCAACAGGACCTAGCTTGAATAACtggaaaaaagaaaggagataatCAAGGCTAAGATAATACCCCTCACATACATAACTTAAATTCCTAAGGAGAAACAGTTTAGaatatcatttttcacttttattcttcattttctgcatttcttttaTCAAAATCCACTGGTCACTCTGTTTGGTTACTAGTAAAATcccagaaaaaaaattaaacaaattcaTAATATCATCCATGCATTTGAAACCTATATTGCTCAAACTCACAATAAAAGATGTCGCAGCGTGTTGAATCCTtcaaaaatgcactacttttgaaAGATCCAACATACACCCCTCAACATTTTTGATAGTTAGTGTAACATTGTTTTGAAACAACATGTAACCTTTGAGTTAGTAAGAAAATGTGAAAACCAAAACACCACCATTAGTATCACTCCATCCTTTCCCCTAAAAAGGACAACCTGGTGCACTAAAGCTCATGCTACAAGCTGAATCCGGGAAAGGACCAAACTAAAAGAGTCTATTGTACACAACCTACCATGCATTTCTGCAAGAGGCTTTTTCCACAACTTAATCCTTTCCACTCATCCAAACATGGCTTTTTTAGCTTTAAAATATTGATCTCGGTACCATTTTAATGCATTTTCAACATAAACAGTACatttctaacaaaaaaaaaggttgtAATCCTTTAAACTActttttaacaattaaaatTGCATTCTACTCtatttacaaaattcataaaaactAACCTGAGAAATCTTAACATTGAACACCACGGCATCACTCAGCTCTGCACCCTGACCAAATCGGAGCTCCGGCAAACCGGAATCTAAGCTAAACCGAGCAAAAACCGGTTCGGTTTTGGAAAACAACGAAGATGAAGAACTTGTAAGCTCCGATACAGATGAAACCAAAAATTGCTGCTGCTTCTGATTCTCCTCCATTAAAATCAACTGTCAGAACTAAAGAATACCAAAAAATTAACTGAAATTAGGGTTTGTCGTCTGAATCGAAGTGTTGAAGGAGAGAGACGTTAGGGTTTAGAGTAGAGAGTGAAGGTGTAAAAATGGCGCCGCcgcaattaattttttaattttattttattgttgctatgttttttatatttgtttatagGAATATactaagaaatataaaaatagaaaaaataataatgttctTGTCAAGGAGAATCTACTAATTTACCTTATTAGTTacacttattatatttttcgaATAGATTGTATTATTTACGTGTTATATAATAAATACCATAAATTAATCATTTGATTgatatttatgaaagaaaatatagCACATGATAGAGTACTATAAAAGggtagaataaaaaataaaatagaattgttaaataataaaataataatgtgatTAGATCAAATCGAtgattatataaaatgaaattttttatcattactTAACTATAGATTTAAacgatataatataataaaatttaagtaacaattaaaataaatattatatataaattaacaatataatataatatgatattagaTTTGAggattataaattaatataaaaagttagtattcatattaaatatttatacataaaaataatttacttaatatattatttatgttatctTTTTAGCAAACAACACAAAATGCATTATATAAGTGGTAATTACTTGTATCCCTAATTTAAATCACTTAGAATCTAGATGGtgttgtctataaatacaatatatttctctcaatatatatattttatccaGCGAATATATCTCGCATGTTTTCTTTCTCGCTCATTTCTTCCTCTCTCGTCCTTGTATTTCTTTCATACCTTCTTGTATTTGTGTATTCAATATCAAATATACATTAATGTATCtaataaatttatgtatatcaATTTTATGCAATGTATCTAACactaatttcatataaattataataattttgtgtATTCAATATCAAATATGCATAAATGTATCTAGTATCCTTGTGTATATCAACTTCATCCAATGTATATAATACCAAATTTCATGTATCCATTATAAGAGcttgtttggctcagcttaaaagctggtcaaactgacttaaaagctggtttttgacttatttagctgtttggcaatactcaaaacaacttattttaagttaaaaaaaacttattttaagccaaaaattaaaagtagGGGTAGAGGTGCTTTTCTTTTTCcagcttataagttgttttaagttgaccacatttttacttttttgcccttactatttttatacaatctccaaattaccacataaccctaacatctctttcttctatttttcccttttcacgtgtggatgatagacaattactattactaataaatgaaaataaaataaatcttaaatctttcgagtgatctattcaaattatatattattaaaatgtaaaataagttgcacatataacttaaataaaaatttatattcctcttataaataatttgtgataataaagaaatatgtgaatgatagacaattattattacctatggatgaaactaaaataaaatcttaaattgttctttaatctattcaaattatatatctttaaaatctataataagtttatattcctcttataaataatttgtgatgagaaataaatatgtgaatgatagcaaaatataattatttatggttgtaagatataaattaattaacttttattatgttaacaacttttaagggtgtttcagacattttgatttaaaaagctgtttatcagcacttatttgccaaacacatcaacaactttttttttaacttcagcacttttatccaaacgcataactgcttattttaaaaataagtttcagctctttcaaaagtatttttttaaagctgattttattaagcccatccaaacgggccctaagaaATGCACTAATATAAGGGGTATCAAAAATAAGTTCAACTATAGGTAATCTACGCAATCTGTCCAAGATTTTAAGGGTTGGGCTCGAGAAAATTTAAATGAGTTTAATCTCAACCTATTCAAGCTTTAATCCATT
Proteins encoded in this window:
- the LOC101259821 gene encoding probable histone-arginine methyltransferase 1.3, with product MEENQKQQQFLVSSVSELTSSSSSLFSKTEPVFARFSLDSGLPELRFGQGAELSDAVVFNVKISQLFKLGPVESLCVSEANKEKSHSRGISIQFRNEEESRAFHCAFEQWKKEVVVEECSLNNGAVSTSKSKFDDKIEASSAKMYFHYYGQLLHQQNMLQDFVRTGTYYSAVIENRADFLGRIVVDVGAGSGILSLFAAQAGAKHVYAIEASEMADYARQLIAGNPSLNDRITVIKGKVEDVELPEKADILISEPMGTLLVNERMLESYVIARDRFLVQNGKMFPGVGRIHMAPFSDEYLYMEIANKATFWQQQNYFGVDLTPLHGSAYQGYFSQPVVDAFDSRLLVAPAVSHVINFSSVKEEDLYEIDVPLRFLSTVSTRIHGLACWFDVLFNGSTVQRWLTTAPGAPTTHWYQLRCVLPQPLYVMPGQEITGRLHLVAHKAQSYTIYLTLSALVGDMLQTSSVKLDLKEPYYRMSQPQSYSAAQDQNPSQLLQSDMQFPSRDDDGSILMQPPSPNELHSL